Proteins from one Peromyscus eremicus chromosome 8a, PerEre_H2_v1, whole genome shotgun sequence genomic window:
- the Nme4 gene encoding nucleoside diphosphate kinase, mitochondrial codes for MGCFFGGAALRALLCGPRVPGLLVRPSSGGPSWPQERTLVAVKPDGVQRRLVGTVIQRFERRGFKLVGMKMLQAPESILAEHYRDLQRKPFYPSLISYMSSGPVVAMVWEGHNVVHISRTMIGHTDSTQAAPGTIRGDFSVHISRNVIHASDSVEGAQREIQLWFQSSELLTWADGGHHSGCYPA; via the exons ATGGGCTGTTTCTTTGGGGGTGCGGCGCTGCGGGCGTTGTTGTGCGGGCCACGCGTTCCAGGCCTGCTGGTGCGCCCCAGTTCCG GAGGGCCTTCCTGGCCCCAGGAGCGGACCCTGGTTGCTGTGAAGCCAGATGGGGTGCAGCGGAGGCTAGTGGGGACTGTGATACAACGCTTTGAGAGGCGGGGCTTCAAGCTAGTGGGGATGAAGATGTTGCAG GCACCAGAGAGCATCCTTGCTGAGCACTACCGGGACCTACAGAGGAAGCCATTCTACCCATCCCTTATCAGCTACATGAGCTCTGGGCCTGTGGTGGCCATG GTCTGGGAAGGGCACAATGTGGTCCACATCTCAAGGACCATGATAGGACACACTGACTCAACCCAGGCAGCCCCTGGGACAATCAGGGGAGACTTCAGTGTTCACATCAGCAG GAATGTCATCCATGCTAGCGATTCTGTGGAGGGGGCCCAGAGGGAGATCCAGCTGTGGTTCCAGAGCAGTGAACTGTTGACCTGGGCAGACGGTGGTCACCACAGCGGCTGCTACCCAGCCTGA
- the Decr2 gene encoding peroxisomal 2,4-dienoyl-CoA reductase [(3E)-enoyl-CoA-producing] isoform X2, with the protein MDQQPPDVEEDDCLSEYHHLFCPDLLQDKVAFITGGGSGIGFRIAEIFMRHGCHTVIVSRTLPRVSTAAGKLVAATGRRCLPLSMDVRVPPAVMAAVDQALKEFGKIDILINCAAGNFLCPASALSFNAFKTVVDIDTVGTFNVSRVLYEKFFRDHGGVIVNITATLSMRGQVLQLHAGTAKAAVDAMTRHLAVEWGPQNIRVNSLAPGPISGTEGMRRLVGPQDSLKLKYLSNPGQRLGNKTEIAHSVLYLASPLASYVSGIVLVVDGGTWMTFPNDINQLVEFESFSAKL; encoded by the exons ATGGACCAGCAGCCGCCCGACGTTGAGGAGGACGATTGTCTTTCTGAATACCACCACCTCTTCTGCCCGGACCTTCTTCA ggaTAAGGTAGCCTTTATTACAGGTGGTGGTTCTGGGATTGGCTTCCGGATCGCTGAGATTTTCATGAG GCATGGCTGCCACACTGTCATCGTCAGCAGGACTCTGCCAAGAGTGTCCACG GCCGCTGGAAAGTTGGTTGCTGCCACCGGAAGGCGGTGCCTCCCTCTATCTATGGATGTTCGAGTTCCCCCggctgtcatggctgctgtggacCAGGCCCTGAAAGAGTTTGGAAAAATCGACATCCTTATTAACT gtgCAGCTGGAAACTTCTTATGCCCAGCCAGTGCTTTGTCTTTCAACGCCTTCAAGACTGTGGTTGACATCGACACCGTTGGCACCTTCAATGTGTCTCGTGTGCTTTACGAGAAGTTCTTCCGG GACCATGGAGGAGTGATTGTGAACATCACCGCCACTCTCAGTATGCGGGGGCAGGTGCTGCAGCTCCACGCAGGCACTGCCAAGGCAGCCGTGG ATGCTATGACGCGACACCTGGCTGTGGAGTGGGGTCCCCAGAATATCCGTGTCAACAGCCTGGCTCCTGGTCCCATCAGTGGCACTGAGGGGATGCGGCGATTGG TGGGCCCCCAGGACAGTTTGAAATTAAAGTATCTTTCAAACCCTGGGCAAAGACTTGGAAACAAGACAGAGATCGCCCACAGCGTGCTGTACCTGGCCAGCCCTCTGGCTTCCTATGTCTCAGGGATTGTGTTGGTGGTTGATGGTGGCACCTGGATGACATTCCCAAATGACATCAATCAATTGGTGGAGTTTGAATCCTTCTCTGCGAAGCTCTAG
- the Decr2 gene encoding peroxisomal 2,4-dienoyl-CoA reductase [(3E)-enoyl-CoA-producing] isoform X1: MDVRVPPAVMAAVDQALKEFGKIDILINCAAGNFLCPASALSFNAFKTVVDIDTVGTFNVSRVLYEKFFRDHGGVIVNITATLSMRGQVLQLHAGTAKAAVDAMTRHLAVEWGPQNIRVNSLAPGPISGTEGMRRLVGPQDSLKLKYLSNPGQRLGNKTEIAHSVLYLASPLASYVSGIVLVVDGGTWMTFPNDINQLVEFESFSAKL, from the exons ATGGATGTTCGAGTTCCCCCggctgtcatggctgctgtggacCAGGCCCTGAAAGAGTTTGGAAAAATCGACATCCTTATTAACT gtgCAGCTGGAAACTTCTTATGCCCAGCCAGTGCTTTGTCTTTCAACGCCTTCAAGACTGTGGTTGACATCGACACCGTTGGCACCTTCAATGTGTCTCGTGTGCTTTACGAGAAGTTCTTCCGG GACCATGGAGGAGTGATTGTGAACATCACCGCCACTCTCAGTATGCGGGGGCAGGTGCTGCAGCTCCACGCAGGCACTGCCAAGGCAGCCGTGG ATGCTATGACGCGACACCTGGCTGTGGAGTGGGGTCCCCAGAATATCCGTGTCAACAGCCTGGCTCCTGGTCCCATCAGTGGCACTGAGGGGATGCGGCGATTGG TGGGCCCCCAGGACAGTTTGAAATTAAAGTATCTTTCAAACCCTGGGCAAAGACTTGGAAACAAGACAGAGATCGCCCACAGCGTGCTGTACCTGGCCAGCCCTCTGGCTTCCTATGTCTCAGGGATTGTGTTGGTGGTTGATGGTGGCACCTGGATGACATTCCCAAATGACATCAATCAATTGGTGGAGTTTGAATCCTTCTCTGCGAAGCTCTAG